One window from the genome of Diospyros lotus cultivar Yz01 chromosome 11, ASM1463336v1, whole genome shotgun sequence encodes:
- the LOC127813653 gene encoding flavonoid 3'-monooxygenase CYP75B137-like has protein sequence MLQNDDLARFLFSSALVALIFSWVVWILSGKSRTGRQPPLPPGPPGLPIVGNLPFLDPELHTYFANLALEYGPILTLRLGKKVGIVVTSPSIAREVLRDQDITFANRDVPAAGKEAAYGGRDIVWTPYGPEWRMLRKVCVREMLSNASMDSVYALRRRELRRTINYIYRRRGSPVNIGEKMFLNVLNVITNMLWGGTVKGEERGSLGAEFRTVVAEITELLGKPNISDFFPGLAPFDLQGIRKQLKGLTRRFDRIFEVMIDQRLDMEEGKGDGDKETKDFLQLLLKLKQEGDSGETKTPLTMTHIKALLMDMVVGGTDTTSNAMEFAMAEMMKNPEIMRKAQQELDEVVGRDNIVEESHTHNLPFLYAVMKEALRVHPALPLLVPHCPSQSCVVGGYTIPKGARVFINVWAIHRDPSIWENPLEFDPERFLVSKFDYSGNDFSYFPFGSGRRICAGTAMAERMFMFSLASLLHSFEWKLPEGEEMEVSEKFGIVLKKKTPLVAIPTPRLSDPALYDD, from the exons ATGCTTCAGAACGACGACCTCGCTCGCTTCCTCTTCTCCTCCGCCCTAGTAGCGCTCATCTTCTCGTGGGTCGTATGGATCCTCTCAGGAAAATCAAGAACTGGCCGTCAGCCGCCGTTGCCTCCTGGACCTCCCGGCCTTCCCATCGTTGGAAATCTTCCCTTCCTCGACCCGGAGCTCCACACCTATTTTGCAAACCTTGCTCTGGAGTATGGCCCTATTCTGACCCTGCGGCTGGGAAAGAAAGTCGGAATCGTGGTCACTTCCCCGTCCATAGCTCGCGAAGTGCTCAGGGACCAAGACATCACCTTCGCCAACCGCGACGTTCCCGCCGCCGGAAAGGAGGCGGCCTACGGCGGCCGCGACATCGTCTGGACTCCCTATGGACCAGAGTGGCGGATGCTGAGGAAGGTCTGCGTGCGGGAGATGCTTAGCAACGCCTCCATGGACTCGGTCTACGCCCTCCGGCGGCGGGAGCTCCGGCGGACGATCAACTACATCTACCGGCGGCGCGGGTCGCCCGTGAATATCGGGGAGAAGATGTTCCTGAACGTGCTGAACGTGATCACGAACATGCTGTGGGGCGGCACGGTGAAGGGGGAGGAGAGGGGAAGCCTCGGGGCGGAGTTCCGGACGGTGGTGGCGGAGATAACGGAGCTGCTGGGGAAGCCCAATATCTCGGACTTCTTCCCCGGTCTGGCCCCGTTCGACTTGCAGGGGATCCGGAAGCAGCTTAAGGGGCTGACCCGGCGGTTTGATCGGATATTCGAGGTTATGATCGATCAACGGCTGGATATGGAAGAAGGGAAAGGCGATGGAGACAAGGAGACCAAGGATTTTCTGCAGCTGTTGCTGAAGCTGAAACAAGAAGGGGATTCGGGAGAGACTAAAACGCCTCTTACCATGACCCACATCAAAGCCCTACTAATG GACATGGTGGTGGGAGGCACAGATACAACCTCCAACGCAATGGAGTTTGCGATGGCGGAGATGATGAAGAATCCTGAAATCATGAGGAAAGCACAGCAAGAACTAGACGAAGTGGTCGGCAGAGACAACATCGTCGAAGAGTCTCACACTCACAACTTACCATTCTTATACGCAGTGATGAAAGAAGCTTTACGGGTGCACCCTGCTCTGCCGTTGCTGGTGCCTCACTGCCCCAGCCAATCTTGTGTCGTCGGTGGCTACACCATTCCCAAAGGCGCCCGAGTCTTCATTAACGTGTGGGCGATCCACAGAGACCCGTCGATTTGGGAAAACCCGCTTGAGTTTGATCCCGAGAGGTTTCTGGTTTCCAAGTTCGATTACAGTGGCAATGACTTCAGCTATTTCCCCTTCGGGTCGGGCCGGAGGATTTGCGCGGGGACTGCCATGGCTGAGCGGATGTTCATGTTTTCACTGGCCTCGCTTCTGCATTCATTTGAGTGGAAGCTGCCTGAGGGAGAGGAGATGGAGGTGTCGGAGAAGTTTGGAATCGttttgaagaagaagactcCCCTTGTTGCAATTCCAACGCCGAGGCTATCTGATCCAGCACTTTATGATGACTAA